One stretch of Zingiber officinale cultivar Zhangliang chromosome 6B, Zo_v1.1, whole genome shotgun sequence DNA includes these proteins:
- the LOC121988796 gene encoding osmotin-like protein: MAFSASSFAMLLSILFLSVFFVAKQSTAQFPPMDLTVVNNCPFPLWPAIQPNSGSDVLEGGGFFLPSLSHRTFPAPTRPWSGRIWARTSCVGGADGRLSCATGDCGGRFSCGGLGGAGPTSLAQITLHHGGGRDLTSYGVSLVDGFNVAMTVTPHEGKGRCPVVGCRVDLLATCPAVLQVRAPAGGGGVVGCKSGCAAFGTDELCCRNQFNSPNTCRPNTFSEFFKRACPATFTYAHDSPSLTHECAAPRELKVIFCH, encoded by the coding sequence ATGGCTTTTTCCGCCTCCTCTTTTGCGATGCTCTTATCTATTTTGTTCTTGTCGGTCTTCTTCGTGGCGAAGCAGTCGACGGCGCAGTTCCCGCCGATGGACTTGACGGTTGTGAACAACTGCCCCTTCCCGCTGTGGCCGGCCATCCAGCCTAACTCCGGAAGCGATGTCCTTGAGGGCGGCGGCTTCTTCCTCCCCTCCCTTTCTCACCGCACCTTTCCCGCGCCGACCCGCCCCTGGTCTGGTCGCATCTGGGCCCGTACTAGCTGCGTCGGCGGCGCCGACGGCCGCCTCTCTTGCGCCACGGGCGACTGCGGCGGCCGCTTCTCGTGCGGCGGCCTCGGCGGCGCGGGCCCCACCAGCCTCGCGCAAATCACGCTCCACCACGGCGGCGGGCGCGACCTGACGTCCTACGGCGTCAGCCTCGTCGACGGGTTCAACGTGGCGATGACGGTGACGCCGCACGAGGGGAAGGGGCGGTGCCCGGTGGTGGGCTGCCGAGTCGACCTTCTAGCGACGTGCCCAGCGGTACTGCAGGTGAGGGCCCCCGCCGGCGGCGGAGGCGTGGTGGGGTGCAAGAGCGGCTGCGCGGCGTTCGGCACCGACGAGCTCTGCTGCCGGAACCAATTCAACAGCCCGAACACCTGCCGGCCGAACACCTTCTCGGAGTTCTTCAAGCGCGCGTGCCCGGCCACCTTCACCTACGCCCACGACAGCCCGTCGCTGACCCACGAGTGCGCCGCCCCGCGCGAACTCAAGGTCATCTTCTGCCATTGA